In Aspergillus luchuensis IFO 4308 DNA, chromosome 1, nearly complete sequence, the following are encoded in one genomic region:
- a CDS encoding uncharacterized protein (COG:S;~EggNog:ENOG410PIWI;~InterPro:IPR021840;~PFAM:PF11915;~TransMembrane:8 (i253-276o296-319i361-386o406-425i558-579o599-622i674-700o706-733i)), giving the protein MLAPGSGNVSLRTVSSSRPQLMHTQSQQSIAASDDYYSFSSPSSSARSRASGSRLTVARYATPNSHPPSRTPSPSISRTNLAPQPAGARSEHSLNVPSENRNFVTPPSQTIRAVEEEDPEPSPMSDTTSRREPSDSYAGRPPTPGVDDSPYIHFAISQLTRDEEVAGPRRRSSLASNDSPLEPLLWDEGLGCFIRSPGQSATPPARPPQQSSDSIGRAPQSSVDPESFVAVEPPHDSLLYPPLDYVPTVLRSWALAAIIICCLLMIAGISFCNVWSRRHDGLWDYTGLGGSHYFVMQFLPQILGMVITIWTFVIQAAVYRIMPFAIMASERPLGHVLQSLPILSRNFLVPDFSYFRHGEGIVGFTLFTMWLSNLITLPLLSCLFQAKWYLIDGQGTWRWASVSAVGWTLVAIYALLTIGLLLLMFRFVRTWSGLMWDPVSLADLISIIQRSNILHDFEQSETLPDVGESLDPRFLRLGYWKLSNRADIFYGIGEVDAPVRTPSLHRKEKNLQMQSHGLSRVSFDVEQHGLAEKEEYYQHLYSPAIRYRWIPWFLRDGFVVLWTIIICALFIAFVLVSFIHNAIKDGFPPRLPTLPSTGAFSSSNFCYSFVPAFIGNVLFLAWQPIDVYFRALQPFAALASPTGARAEQSLLLSYTSCFPLQVTLAAILNKHYKVAWISFVSTMSAAIPILAGGMFIALYHPSDGTILISALMPAFYAIVAFCALYMVSFLCIWPRRCRRLPHDISTLADQMSFLYQSPLLADKILREPRSKADLVTRLVVAPPGDREHSMYGFGIYVGRDGKEHLGIDRFDRPGRADMLITTGYAR; this is encoded by the exons ATGCTCGCTCCGGGCTCTGGGAATGTGAGTCTCAGAACTGTCAGTT CTAGTAGACCACAGTTAATGCACACCCAGTCTCAACAGTCGATCGCCGCCTCCGACGACTACTACTCCTTCTCAAGTCCTTCCTCAAGTGCAAGATCCCGAGCCAGCGGCAGTCGACTTACCGTGGCGCGGTATGCGACTCCAAactctcatcctccgtcTCGAACACCGTCTCCTAGCATCTCTCGAACGAATCTGGCCCCGCAGCCCGCTGGTGCACGATCGGAGCATTCTTTGAACGTCCCGAGCGAGAACAGGAATTTTGTTACACCCCCTTCTCAGACAATACGTGcagttgaggaggaagatccCGAGCCCAGCCCCATGTCAGATACCACGAGTCGCCGGGAGCCCAGTGACAGCTATGCGGGGCGGCCGCCTACTCCTGGGGTGGATGACTCGCCATACATTCACTTCGCCATCAGTCAACTTACGCGTGACGAGGAAGTTGCTGGGCCCAGACGACGAAGTTCGCTCGCTAGCAATGACAGTCCTCTCGAGCCACTGCTCTGGGATGAAGGATTGGGCTGCTTCATTCGCTCGCCTGGTCAATCggcaacaccaccagcacGGCCACCGCAACAATCATCCGACTCTATTGGGAGGGCACCTCAAAGCTCGGTAGATCCAGAATCGTTTGTCGCCGTTGAACCCCCGCATGACAGTCTATTATATCCGCCATTGGACTATGTGCCTACAGTCTTGCGGTCATGGGCACTGGCTGCCATAATCATCTGTTGCCTGCTAATGATTGCTGGAATAAGTTTCTGCAATGTATGGTCGCGGCGGCATGATGGGCTCTGGGACTATACTGGACTAGGCGGCTCGCATTACTTTGTGATGCAATTCCTACCCCAAATTTTGGGGATGGTCATCACTATCTGGACGTTTGTGATCCAAGCGGCAGTGTATAGAATTATGCCGTTTGCCATCATGGCTTCAGAGCGGCCGCTTGGTCATGTCCTCCAGAGCCTGCCTATCTTATCACGGAACTTTCTGGTCCCAGACTTCTCCTACTTCCGGCATGGCGAGGGAATAGTTGGTTTCACTTTGTTCACCATGTGGCTGTCGAACTTGATCACCCTACCGCTGTTGAGTTGCCTCTTCCAGGCTAAGTGGTACTTGATCGATGGACAGGGGACGTGGCGGTGGGCCTCAGTTTCGGCGGTTGGCTGGACCCTCGTGGCCATCTATGCGTTGTTGACCATtggcctgctcctgctcATGTTTCGTTTTGTACGCACATGGTCGGGATTGATGTGGGACCCTGTGAGTTTGGCCGATCTGATTTCAATTATTCAGCGATCGAACATCTTGCACGACTTTGAACAATCCGAGACATTGCCAGATGTAGGCGAATCGCTCGACCCGCGGTTCTTGCGATTGGGCTACTGGAAACTATCAAACCGTGCGGATATATTCTACGGAATCGGTGAGGTAGATGCACCAGTTCGGACACCATCATTGCAccgcaaggagaagaatctTCAGATGCAGTCACACGGCCTGTCAAGGGTCTCATTTGACGTTGAGCAGCATGGCCTcgcagagaaggaagagtacTATCAACACCTGTATTCGCCAGCTATCCGTTATCGCTGGATCCCATGGTTCCTTCGCGATGGCTTTGTCGTTCTGTGGACGATAATAATTTGCGCCTTGTTTATTGCATTCGTGTTGGTCAGCTTCATCCACAATGCGATTAAAGACGGATTTCCTCCGCGTTTGCCAACTCTGCCGTCTACTGGTGcattttcctcttccaactTCTGCTACAGTTTCGTTCCTGCCTTCATTGGAAATGTCCTCTTCCTGGCATGGCAGCCTATCGATGTCTATTTCCGTGCGCTGCAGCCGTTTGCAGCTCTAGCTTCTCCGACCGGTGCTCGAGCCGAGCAGAGTCTCTTATTGTCTTACACGTCCTGCTTTCCCTTGCAGGTGACACTCGCCGCAATTTTAAACAAGCACTACAAGGTGGCCTGGATTTCATTCGTGAGTACGATGTCCGCGGCGATCCCTATCTTGGCCGGAGGGATGTTTATCGCCCTGTACCACCCGTCTGATGGGACGATCTTGATCTCTGCTCTGATGCCTGCGTTCTATGCCATCGTGGCTTTCTGTGCACTCTACATGGTGTCTTTCCTGTGCATATGGccccgccgctgccgccgcttgCCACATGACATTAGCACTTTGGCTGATCAGATGAGCTTTTTATACCAAAGCCCATTGCTAGCAGACAAGATCCTGCGCGAGCCTAGGAGCAAGGCGGATCTGGTCACCCGACTGGTCGTTGCCCCTCCTGGCGACCGAGAGCATTCCATGTACGGTTTTGGAATCTATGTGGGTCGGGATGGCAAGGAACATCTCGGAATCGATCGTTTCGACCGTCCTGGCCGGGCCGATATGTTAATCACTACCGGCTATGCACGATAG